Below is a genomic region from Phycobacter azelaicus.
GGTGGCCTCGAACCTGACGGCCGTCGAAACCCGCGAGAACGGCGGTATCGCCCTGATCGACCAGATCCATCAGGAAAAGATGGGGCTCAAGTACCTTGGCTGGTTCGACAGCGGCGTTTGTTACAACCTTTGGACCCGCGAAGAGCCTAGCTTTGACGATGCGGGCAACCTCGAAGTCGAGGGCCTGAAGCTGCGCGGAAACAACGTCTACAACGCCTTTTTCACCAACTACCTTGGCGCGCAGGTGATCGACCTGCCCACCGGGGAGGTCTACTCGGCCCTGCAGCGCGGCGTCGTGGATGCCACCGGCTGGACCCAGATCGGCCTGATCGACCTCAAGTGGAACGAGTTCCTGAACTACAGGATTGAACCCTGCTTCTTCTCGACCGACCTGGGCGTGATAGTGAACCAGGAGAAATGGGACTCCCTCAGCGATGAGGCCAAGACCATCCTTCAGGACGTGGCGATCCAGCACGAGAAGGACAGTGTAGCCGCCCTGCGCACCAAGCGGGACGAGGATTTCGCTGCCCTTGAAGCGGCCGGCATGAAGGTTGTCTCGCTTGAAGGTGATGCCAAGGCCAACTACCTGGCCGCCGCCCGTGAAAAGACCTGGGAACGCATGAAGGGCCTGATGGCCGAGCAACCCGGCGGCACAGGCAACTATGACCGTCTGATAGAGCTGTTCTACGATCTGGATGCGGCCCAATAGGCCCTCTGGCAAGCAAGTACAGGCCTGCTTCCGAGCAGGCCTGTAGCCTCTTTTCGCCTGTTTGGAGCCGATGAATGCCCCCACTTTCCAAGGCCTATGATGCGTTCTTGAATGCGATGGCGATCATATCCGGCGCCACGCTGGTCTGGCTGATGGTATCAGTCGTGACCTCGGTTCTGATGCGCAACCTTGGCCTTCAGCCATTTGCCTGGCTGTTCACCTCTGGCGAATACGGTCTTCTGTATATGACCATGCTCGGCGCCCCTTGGCTGGTTCGTGAGCGGGGACATGTTCACATCGAACTGGTGACCTCTGCCCTGCCCGAAGGCCCGCGCCGTTTGGTCAGCCGCTTTGTGGCGCTCTTGTGCGTGCTCGTTTGCGTTCTTTTGGCGTGGAAAGGTGTGGAGCTGTTCCTCAAAAACATCGAGCGCGGCGACTACGACACCCGCGCCTATTATTACCCCCGCTGGCTGCTCACAATTGCCTTCCCCATCAGCTTTGGACTGATGGCGATTGAATTTTCCCGGTTCGTCTTCGGATCGGAACTGATGCACTCCGGCGAAGCAGGAATTCACGAATAATGGAATGGTATGAAGCGCTTGCCCTGTTGCTGGGCACCATCGTCGGCCTCATGGCCATTGGCATGCCGGTGGCGCTGGCGTTTCTGGCGGCCAATATCGTTGGCGCCTGGGTCTTTATGGGCGGCGACCGCGGCGTCGGGCAGCTCCTAAACAACGGTCTTGGATCGCTCACCAAATACGCGCTGGTCCCGATCCCGCTGTTTCTTTTGATGGGTGAAATTTTCTTTCACACCGGGCTGGGTGGGCGCATGTTCAACGCAATCGACCGGTTGCTGGGGCGCCTGCCCGGCCGGCTGAGCTATGTGACTGTTCTTGGCGGAACTGCTTTCTCGACACTCTCCGGCTCTTCCATGGGGTCGACCGCACTTCTGGGATCGCTGATGGTGCCCGAAATGAGCCGCCGGGGCTACAAACCCCACATGAGTATCGGTCCGATTCTGGGCACCGGGGGTCTTGCGATCATCATCCCCCCATCAGCTCTGGCAGTCCTGCTGGCAACCTTAGCCCAGATCGATGTCGGCGCGCTGCTCATCGCAGGTGTGATTCCTGGGCTGATCCTTGCGAGCATGTATATCGGCACCATCTGGCTGCAAACCCGCATCGACCCGGAAGCCGCCCCTGCCTACGAGGTGGAGGAGATGACCCTTGGCGCCAAGCTTTCGCTTCTCTTGCGCGAAGTGGTACCCATGGTGGGCGTGATGGTGGTGATTATCGTGCTGATGATCAACGGCTTCGTCACCCCGTCCGAGGCGGCCGCCTTTGGCGCGCTTGGTGTATTGATCCTGGCGGCTGTCTTCCGCTGCCTGACGTGGGAGGTCATGCGCAAGTCGATCAATGGCGCCTTGCGCGTCACGCTGATGGCCTATCTTATCGTCTTCGGCTCAGCGACCTTCAGCCAGCTTATGGCCTTTTCCGGTGCCTCGCGCGGGCTGGTCAGTTGGGCAACCTCTTTTGATCTCGCGCCAATCTCCATGCTCCTTGTCATGTTCGCTGTACTGCTGCTGCTAGGCATGTTCATGGAGCAGATCTCGATGATGCTGCTGACGGTTCCGATCTTCTTCCCACTGGCACAAACGCTTGGCTTTGATCCCATCTGGTTCGGCTTGATCATGCTATTGGCGCTGGAAATCAGCTTTACCACCCCCCCCTTTGGTCTGCTCCTTTTTGTGATGAAAGGTGTAGCGCCTGCAGAGACAACCATGCGCACGATCTACACGGCAGCCTTTCCTTTCATCGGCTGCTCCCTTTTGCTGGTTGCCTTGCTTGTAGCCTTTCCAGGGATTGCGCTGGTGTTTTCCGGGTAGCCAGGGGAGACCTAGGCTCAAAGCCATGTAACTTTGATGGTAACCACCTCTGGGCGGCGCAGACGCTTATGTTAGCGTGGGCTGCCCGAAGGGTGATACAGAAACGGGCCCAAACACGGCGAAGACCGACGCAGGCGGGGAACCGGCTCAATACAAAAACGACCACATCAACGGAAAATGTCACCACGAATGCGGTGCACACGAATAGATCTCACATCAAGATGAGCACTGTCGGCTTCTTTGGAAATCCAAGATGGTGCGGTCGAGAAGACTCGAACTTCCACGGGAGTTACCCCACAGCGACCTCAACGCTGCGCGTCTACCAATTCCGCCACGACCGCACTGTCCAGGCTTGGTGTAGGGGCGTATAGACGAGCCACATAAGGATGTGAAGAGGCAAAATGCCAAGAATCGCCTCTTCCCATATCTTATTTTGGCGTCACCCCGGATGGGCTTCACGGACTGAGCGAAAGCCGACCGGCGGCGACTGGAACACTTGAATAACGCGGATCAATCCGTCGAAAAACTCGGCAAGGCCAATGCGCTACTGGATGCCGGAACGGGTTGAGCGAGCGCCCCCCCACCGAGGCCAGCAGAGGCGGCCTTGATCAGTGCGACACGCTCGGGCTGGCCAGGCGAAAAGACCGGCTCAGCGCCCCCTTCGAGCGCTGCAACTGCGAGACCATACCAATCCTGCGCAGCGTTAGCTCCTTTTGCCGCCCCAAACCCTTGAGACAGATGGTGACCGATCAGTTCGGCGTATGGACGCTTGCCGATGGCCACCATTATCAGCGCAGATCCCATGGCAATCTCAAGATTGTCACGGCGATAACCAGAGAACATGCAAATCGTCGCGGTATTGGAGAGTTGCTCCAGCGACATATTGGATTGCAAAACGAACTTTTGCACATCCGCCAGCAGTGCCTGGCTGCTGTCCGCGCCAAGCCGCGCAAGGAATGGCTGGACGGCGGGACCAAACCCATCGCACTGGCTATCCACCTGGGCCGTACTGACATTTGGCAGATTAGCGACTGCGGCTTCACCAGAAGACAGAGCATAGGAACGAGCGAGGCAGAACTGCTCTCCGAGCGCAATGTCCGGGTCCGTCAAGTTTGAAACCGTCATGTAGCCCCCGTTCGAGCTCGTCAGCAGGCTGACTTTGCTGCAATAGCTTGCCAAGGATGCTGTCTGCGCTGCGGCCGCAGGCGCTGCAAACATCGGGATTGCTGCCCCGGCCTGACCTGCAGCAGACGCCATGACCGTGCCACTTTGCTGCTGTGGAGCGGGCGCCGGAGCGACTTGCGAGGGTGCCGCTGCCGTCTGGGTATCATTCACCCTGCATACACCTTGGTGACAGGAAAAACTTGCCGTTGTAACCCCGCTCGCCACGAAATCATTGCGCTGGTATCCTTGCGGGGTGGACGCAAAGACCATCACGGTGCAGCGGGAGGCTCCACACCAGAAAGAGCTTCCCGAGTGAGAGGTATCCAGTATGTAGTCGTTCCGTCCATCGCCGTTCAAGTCTGCCAACCGCATGAAGCCCGATCGTTGTAACAGCTGTTCGGCGCTCGGGTCGGCCGAGGCTGCAATCTCATCAACCGCATCGCTAACTTCGATCGGCAGGCCAGAGTAGCCACTGCTGGCGCTGCGCACGCCTGCCGCCTCATCGCGCCAGGTATGCAAAAGGCCCCGCACTCCGTTCGGCCCCTGCATTGCCTTTATCACCTGGGGACCACCCACTTGGGCTCGATTGTAAGATGAGACAAGAAAGTCGCGCTCGTATGAGGTCAGCTGACCGGTTGCCGGAAAACCCATATGCACCTGATACTGCATGATGGCCGAACGCGACTTGCGGCCCATTACACCATCAGGCGTTCCCGCCGGGAAGCCGAAGTAGTTCAGTGACACCTGAGTTTCCCGGTTCTGGGCACGTGCGGCAGAGTAATTTGTACCGGTATTTCGCCTCTTGTTCCTGTTGACTTCGTTGATGATGGCGCCGCCTACGATACCGCCTAGAAGCGCGGCACCAAGGTTATCAGAAGCAACCGGACCCGCGGCGGGAGTCAGGAACAGCGACGCCATGACGGCGGCCTTTATCGGATTACGTACCATGAAATCGGGTCCTCTATTGCTGAATAAAAAGAATCACTGCAGATAGAGTAACCCGGATGCGCCGTTATCGCCGCGTAAATACTGCGTGGCTATACGTGCAGCATTTTCTGAAAGTTCTTCGGAGGCACCGACATCATGGTCGAATGGATCACATCGGAGGCATTGGTCGACTATGATGAGGCGACGTCCTTCATGGAGCAGCGTGCGGCGGCAATCGCGGCCGGCACAGCAGAGGAATGCATCTGGCTGCTTGAACACCCGCCGCTGTACACGGCCGGGACCTCAGCAAAGGCAGAGGACCTCACCGATCCGGAACGGTTTCCGGTTTACCCCTCAAAACGAGGTGGCCAATACACGTATCATGGGCCTGGCCAACGAGTGGTCTATGTGATGCTGGACGTGGGCAAACGGGGACATGATGTTCGCCGCTTCGTCCAACAACTCGAAGACTGGGTGATCCGGGCCTTGGCCGAGTTCAACCTGACCGGACATATCCGATGTGGCCGCGTCGGGGTCTGGGTCGAGCGGCCGGACAAGCCGGTTACGGTCAGCGGACAAATGGCAGAAGACAAGATCGCAGCCATCGGGATTCGCCTGCGCAAATGGGTCAGTTTTCATGGCATTTCGATAAACGTCGAGCCAGATCTTGATCATTTTGGTGGTATCGTGCCCTGCGGCATAACGGAGTACGGCGTTACAAGTCTTGTGGACATGGGCCTGCCGGTCACCATGGCAGATGTCGATGTAGCGTTGAAACGCTGTTTTGATCAGGTATTCAGCTCAGAGCCGCCTTCTGCCCCTCTGCGTGAGCCTGCTGGTTCGCCAGATCTTCCAAGGCGGCCAGTATGAGCTCCGGGCGGGTGTACAACAACGTCCCATCCGCCCCTTCGCACACCCGATACTGTGAGTTCTGTCCGGTTACAGAAATGTCCCTGGTTCCCTCTGACGTTGGCTCTTCGCTGCCATAGAGGTAAACCGCAGGGGCGGCCCCGGCCTTGCCCGAAACAAGCGGTCGCCAATCCCGCATAATCAGATCAACATCCGCGATGAAGCCGGCCCCGCCTTGCCGCATAGCAAAATCGTGGCTGTGGCGCAGAAGCGGTGCAAGGTTGAGGTTGGCAACCAAATCCGCATCCAGTCGCCCCGTGGAGGATTGCCGCGTCAGGAGCACTTCCACTCCTTTTCTGCGCACGCTGCGCGACCAGCTTCGCATAAGAACAGGCAACAGGGGACGTGCCAGCGATGAGCAAATTGCAAAAGCACGATGATACCCCTGAAGTGTCGCAAAATCCCGGATGGTCTTGAGCGGCCCAGACGGCGACACGGCAACAATACCACCGATTCGATCGCGCCAGCGCTTGGCTACGGCGTGCGCGAAAACGACACCTCCCCTATGTGCAAGCAGAATCGGACGCTGCAGGGCCTCCCGGTCCATGAGCGCCCCGAACTGCTCACTGAAAACGTCCAAGTGGCGGTCCCCTTTTGGAACAGGGCCGGAATCGCCGTACCCGTTGCGCAAAGGGACGTAGACCCGAAAGCCCAAACGTCGGAACTCCGTCTGCAGGCGCAAAACTCCAGCGAGGCAATCGAGCAGCCCATGCATGAAGACGACCGACTTTCCGGTTTCAGCTCCCAACCTGAGGTACTGGGTGCGCGCGCCCCCTGGAATGACGAGGGTGCCCGATGGTGGCATTGCAGCACCGGAGGCGATTGCCACGTCCGACGCATGCTCTTTCACGAGTGAGGCCGCAAGACGGATCAACTCGGCTGGCCCCGGCGCGCCCGCCTTGGCCACGGCCTGCCAAACTGCTCGGCTTGGCCAGTTCTTGTCGAACACGGCCTTGCCACTCATTAGGCAGGCAAGGGCATCAGCCTCTTCCTCGTTAAGATTGAAGCCCTGCTTCAGATAGGAAATGGCGCCGCTGAACATGGGCACATCCAGCACTTCGACCATCACCAGTGCGGTCTCTGAAACGACAGAGCCAGCCGACACCGGCCTGCAAAGCAGCAATGTTCCCGGTTTCTGAGAACTCAGGACGATAAAGTCGTCCCAAGTAAAGGTTCCAGATTGCAGGCGATCCGCAAATTTCTCCCAAACCCTGAGATTTACAAGGCTATTTGCTTCGAGAGTCTTCAACACATCCCGCGGCAATACGTCGATCATGCGCCGCGCCTCCCGTGAACACCGCAGGGCGCGTGCGCCCAAGGTTGTAACGAGCCACGCGCCACCACCATCCTCATAAACGTAAGCTGGATCAGGGCTGCTCTTATTGGCCCATTGATCTCTCAGCGTCTCCAGAGCCTTGGCGAAATGAAATGCGAAATGTGGCGCGACTGCGGCTGGATTCTGCCCCCATATATCGAAAGGAGCCTCACTGTAACCTCCATTCAGTCGGCTATCAGAAAACCGATCATAACACTGTGGCTGAAGAACGGTATCATATATCGCAGATATGACCTGAAGCTGTGAAGGGCCTTCGCCCGCCAAGCCTATCGCTTCATTGACGTTCGCTTCCACTCGTACCCTCATCAAACCTACGGAACGCTGCCGCTTAGATGGCGGGTCAGCACAATCCTTTGCGAACGCCAGACCAGATACAGCCTCCCCTTTTCCAGTGGCCCCAAGTCAACACTTGGTCAGCGGCCAATCGGAAATCAGATCATGCCTCAATGCCGACAAACGTTTATGACGCTTGAAGCGGCGAAATAGGTCACCATCGAAACACTTCTTAAAACGTTGCCCCCTGCCGCGCGGCATGCACTCTGAAAATTCATAACAATTTGGTCTCATTTTTCAACTACTTTAGGAAAGCGTGACCATTTATGCGACCATGAATGCGGAGCAACTCAACCCTAGAGGGCGGATCGAATTTGCTCTGCCAGGCGAGCAATTTCATCCATGTCCCCCATCGTCCCCGGAGGTCGTAGTTTATCACCTTCCTTTCGAGGCAGGACATGGAAATGTAGGTGAAATACCTCCTGACCGCCTGCGGCCTCGTTGAACTGCTGGATCGTAACCCCATCGGCGTCAAAGGCTTTCATGACTGCGTGGCTGAGCCGTTGAACGGTTGCCATGACTGCAGATATCTGCTCAGGACTGGCATCCAGCATATTGCGGCAGGGGGTTTTGGGAATAACCAGCAAATGACCGTCGGCCCTCGGCATGATATCCATGAATGCAAGCGTTTCGTCATCCTCGTAAACGCGCGTGGATGGGATTTCGCCACGCAAGAGTTTCGCAAAAATATTGTCTGGATCATAAGCTGTCATGCGGTGCGTCTCCGTTTGAAGTGTCGCAACGGTTGTGCGGCCTGCGTCGCAGCGGGTCAAGCATGTCAACACGCCGATGGGACCTGGCCTCCAAAACGTCACCCCCCCGCGACAATTATTCTTGATCCAGATCAAACTCCGCCATTGAAGGCCTTGGCAGGGCGATCTAAAACCACTTTTGAGTCTAAGGCCGCCCGGACAAATTTCCTGTGGCCTTTCGTTATGCAACAGGAGGCACCTTAAATGGCAGACGCAGCCATTCATGGTCACGGCCATGAGGACGAGCGGGGGTTCTTTACCCGCTGGTTCATGAGCACGAACCATAAGGATATCGGCATTCTCTACCTGATCGTTTCGGCGATTGCAGGTTTCATTTCCGTCGCGTTCACCGTATTCATGCGGATGGAGCTTATGGATCCCGGCGTTCAGTACATGTGCATGGAGCACCTGGACAAAGGCTTCATCAGCGGGTTCCTGAGCTCGATGGCGGCATCGGTTCCGGGCGAATGTACCCCGAACGGTCACCTTTGGAACGTGATGATCACTGCCCACGGCATCCTGATGATGTTCTTCGTGGTGATTCCTGCGCTGTTTGGCGGTTTCGGCAACTACTTCATGCCGCTGCAGATCGGTGCGCCGGACATGGCGTTCCCGCGGATGAACAACCTCAGCTTCTGGCTCTACGTGGCTGGCACTTCGATGGCCGTGGCCTCGGTGCTAGCCCCGGGCGGCAATGACCAGATGGGTTCCGGCGTGGGTTGGGTTCTATACCCGCCGCTGTCCACCAATGAGGGCGGCTTCTCGATGGATCTGGCGATTTTCGCCGTCCACATCTCGGGTGCTTCGTCGATCCTTGGCGCGATCAACATGATCACCACCTTCCTGAACATGCGTGCCCCCGGCATGACCCTGTTCAAGGTGCCGCTGTTTTCTTGGTCGATCTTCGTCACGTCTTGGCTGATTCTGCTGTCTCTGCCGGTTCTGGCGGGCGCAATCACCATGCTGCTGATGGACCGCAACTTCGGCTTCACCTTCTTTGACCCTGCGGGCGGCGGTGACCCTGTGCTTTACCAGCACATCCTGTGGTTCTTTGGTCACCCGGAAGTGTACATCGTGATCCTGCCGGGCTTTGGCATCATCTCTCATGTGATCGCCACTTTCTCGCGCAAGCCCGTCTTCGGCTACCTGCCAATGGTTTGGGCGATCATCGCGATCGGTGTTCTGGGCTTTGTCGTGTGGGCACACCACATGTACACGGTCGGCATGTCGCTGAACCAGCAGGCCTACTTCATGCTGGCCACCATGGTGATCGCGGTTCCGACTGGCGTTAAGGTGTTCTCGTGGATCGCAACCATGTGGGGCGGCTCCATCGAGTTTAAAGCCCCGATGCTGTTCGCCTTCGGCTTCCTCTTCCTGTTCACCGTAGGCGGTGTGACCGGGGTGGTTCTGTCGCAAGCCGCTGTGGACCGTGCCTATCACGACACCTACTATGTGGTTGCTCACTTCCACTATGTGATGTCGCTGGGTGCCGTGTTTGCAATCTTTGCAGGCATCTACTTCTACTTCGGCAAGATGACCGGCCGTCAGTATTCGGAACTGGGCGCTCAGATTCACTTCTGGATGTTCTTCATCGGTGCGAACGTGACCTTCTTCCCCCAGCACTTCCTGGGCCGTCAGGGCATGCCGCGCCGCTACATCGACTATCCCGAAGGCTTTGCCTACTGGAACAAGATCTCGTCCTATGGCGCGTTCCTGTCCTTTGCGTCCTTCGTGTTCTTCTTTGGCGTGATGATCTACTCGCTGCTGCGCGGCGCACGCATCACCCAGAACAACTACTGGAACGAATACGCGGATACGCTGGAGTGGACTCTGCCCTCTCCGCCACCGGAGCACACCTTTGAGATCCTGCCCAAGCAGGAAGACTGGGACAAATCCCACTCTCACTAAGGCGAGTGTCATGAGAATTTGAACGGGCCCCGGAGCGACAGCTTCGGGGCCTTTTCCTTGGCCCGACGTGTTGCGACATTATGCCAAGACGCTTTGCGACAACGCGCACCTTGAAACCGGAAAAGACGGCAACATAATTCAGGGACACCACTCAACACCACGCGTAGCAAGACCATGCCGTACAACTGGACATCAGACGACATCACTGATGCGACCTCCACACGAGAGTTGCACCTCTGGCCACATCAGTCCTTGCCCCCCGAAGGCTACGTGCGCTTTCTGGCCGTGACGGCCGTTCTGATTACGGTCCCGTTGTTCCCACTGCTGGGTTCGTTTGTTCTGTGGGGCGTTCTTCCGTTTCTCTTGCTTGCTCTATTTGGCATGAAATGGGCACTAGACCGAAGTCGTCGCGACAGGCAGATCCTCGAGGTGCTGACCATCGGTCCAGATGAAGCACGCTTGGAGCGGACCGACCTGCGAGGTGGTCATCAAAGCTGGGAATGCAACCGCTATTGGACGACTGTTCAGATCCACCCCAACGAGGGGCCCGTACCCAACTATGTGACACTGAGGGGCGGAGGACGCGAAGTGGAGATTGGTGCCTTTCTCTCAGAAGATGAACGCAAGGCGCTGTACGACGATCTGCAAACGGCCCTGCACCGGTAGATCTCACAAAACATGTTTTGACTCTGCTGCAACGCGAAGTTAGGCAGAGCGCATGCGCAACATGACGCCCCTTTTCAGCACCGTCTATTACCGCCGCGTTACATAACGGCGGTCGCATTTCCTATATCCATGCTCAACCGCCCCGATCCGGCGGCTTGATACAGAACAGAACTTCCCTCCGGCGTCGCGGCACACCGGAGACACTGATGACATCTCTTCCACATATCCACTCTGTCGGGCTGTTTGGCTTTGGCGCCTTTGGTCGATTGATCGCCAGGCACCTTTCCCCTCTCGTGCCGATGACCGTTCATGATCCGGCATTGCTGCATACAGATGCACTGCCTGTGAATGTGCAAATTGGCAGCCTTGAGGAGGCCGCTGCCAGCCCACTGGTCATTCTGGCTGTCCCGGTACAATCGTTGCCCGCCTTGTGCACAGCGATCGGACCGCACCTACGCTCGGGGTCCATCGTCGCCGACGTGGGCTCGGTC
It encodes:
- the dctP gene encoding TRAP transporter substrate-binding protein DctP — encoded protein: MKMTFMGGLIASSTLIASVAQAEETISAVHAFPETLIYTKSFLSFVDKVNEAGKGVIQIDVRGGPEAIGMFQQPDAVRDGIVDMVYTPGSFYGGSLPEKDAMVASNLTAVETRENGGIALIDQIHQEKMGLKYLGWFDSGVCYNLWTREEPSFDDAGNLEVEGLKLRGNNVYNAFFTNYLGAQVIDLPTGEVYSALQRGVVDATGWTQIGLIDLKWNEFLNYRIEPCFFSTDLGVIVNQEKWDSLSDEAKTILQDVAIQHEKDSVAALRTKRDEDFAALEAAGMKVVSLEGDAKANYLAAAREKTWERMKGLMAEQPGGTGNYDRLIELFYDLDAAQ
- a CDS encoding TRAP transporter small permease, with the protein product MPPLSKAYDAFLNAMAIISGATLVWLMVSVVTSVLMRNLGLQPFAWLFTSGEYGLLYMTMLGAPWLVRERGHVHIELVTSALPEGPRRLVSRFVALLCVLVCVLLAWKGVELFLKNIERGDYDTRAYYYPRWLLTIAFPISFGLMAIEFSRFVFGSELMHSGEAGIHE
- a CDS encoding TRAP transporter large permease, with amino-acid sequence MEWYEALALLLGTIVGLMAIGMPVALAFLAANIVGAWVFMGGDRGVGQLLNNGLGSLTKYALVPIPLFLLMGEIFFHTGLGGRMFNAIDRLLGRLPGRLSYVTVLGGTAFSTLSGSSMGSTALLGSLMVPEMSRRGYKPHMSIGPILGTGGLAIIIPPSALAVLLATLAQIDVGALLIAGVIPGLILASMYIGTIWLQTRIDPEAAPAYEVEEMTLGAKLSLLLREVVPMVGVMVVIIVLMINGFVTPSEAAAFGALGVLILAAVFRCLTWEVMRKSINGALRVTLMAYLIVFGSATFSQLMAFSGASRGLVSWATSFDLAPISMLLVMFAVLLLLGMFMEQISMMLLTVPIFFPLAQTLGFDPIWFGLIMLLALEISFTTPPFGLLLFVMKGVAPAETTMRTIYTAAFPFIGCSLLLVALLVAFPGIALVFSG
- a CDS encoding peptidoglycan-binding domain-containing protein, yielding MVRNPIKAAVMASLFLTPAAGPVASDNLGAALLGGIVGGAIINEVNRNKRRNTGTNYSAARAQNRETQVSLNYFGFPAGTPDGVMGRKSRSAIMQYQVHMGFPATGQLTSYERDFLVSSYNRAQVGGPQVIKAMQGPNGVRGLLHTWRDEAAGVRSASSGYSGLPIEVSDAVDEIAASADPSAEQLLQRSGFMRLADLNGDGRNDYILDTSHSGSSFWCGASRCTVMVFASTPQGYQRNDFVASGVTTASFSCHQGVCRVNDTQTAAAPSQVAPAPAPQQQSGTVMASAAGQAGAAIPMFAAPAAAAQTASLASYCSKVSLLTSSNGGYMTVSNLTDPDIALGEQFCLARSYALSSGEAAVANLPNVSTAQVDSQCDGFGPAVQPFLARLGADSSQALLADVQKFVLQSNMSLEQLSNTATICMFSGYRRDNLEIAMGSALIMVAIGKRPYAELIGHHLSQGFGAAKGANAAQDWYGLAVAALEGGAEPVFSPGQPERVALIKAASAGLGGGALAQPVPASSSALALPSFSTD
- the lipB gene encoding lipoyl(octanoyl) transferase LipB, which gives rise to MVEWITSEALVDYDEATSFMEQRAAAIAAGTAEECIWLLEHPPLYTAGTSAKAEDLTDPERFPVYPSKRGGQYTYHGPGQRVVYVMLDVGKRGHDVRRFVQQLEDWVIRALAEFNLTGHIRCGRVGVWVERPDKPVTVSGQMAEDKIAAIGIRLRKWVSFHGISINVEPDLDHFGGIVPCGITEYGVTSLVDMGLPVTMADVDVALKRCFDQVFSSEPPSAPLREPAGSPDLPRRPV
- a CDS encoding alpha/beta hydrolase, coding for MIDVLPRDVLKTLEANSLVNLRVWEKFADRLQSGTFTWDDFIVLSSQKPGTLLLCRPVSAGSVVSETALVMVEVLDVPMFSGAISYLKQGFNLNEEEADALACLMSGKAVFDKNWPSRAVWQAVAKAGAPGPAELIRLAASLVKEHASDVAIASGAAMPPSGTLVIPGGARTQYLRLGAETGKSVVFMHGLLDCLAGVLRLQTEFRRLGFRVYVPLRNGYGDSGPVPKGDRHLDVFSEQFGALMDREALQRPILLAHRGGVVFAHAVAKRWRDRIGGIVAVSPSGPLKTIRDFATLQGYHRAFAICSSLARPLLPVLMRSWSRSVRRKGVEVLLTRQSSTGRLDADLVANLNLAPLLRHSHDFAMRQGGAGFIADVDLIMRDWRPLVSGKAGAAPAVYLYGSEEPTSEGTRDISVTGQNSQYRVCEGADGTLLYTRPELILAALEDLANQQAHAEGQKAALS
- a CDS encoding HIT family protein — protein: MTAYDPDNIFAKLLRGEIPSTRVYEDDETLAFMDIMPRADGHLLVIPKTPCRNMLDASPEQISAVMATVQRLSHAVMKAFDADGVTIQQFNEAAGGQEVFHLHFHVLPRKEGDKLRPPGTMGDMDEIARLAEQIRSAL
- a CDS encoding cytochrome c oxidase subunit I; this encodes MADAAIHGHGHEDERGFFTRWFMSTNHKDIGILYLIVSAIAGFISVAFTVFMRMELMDPGVQYMCMEHLDKGFISGFLSSMAASVPGECTPNGHLWNVMITAHGILMMFFVVIPALFGGFGNYFMPLQIGAPDMAFPRMNNLSFWLYVAGTSMAVASVLAPGGNDQMGSGVGWVLYPPLSTNEGGFSMDLAIFAVHISGASSILGAINMITTFLNMRAPGMTLFKVPLFSWSIFVTSWLILLSLPVLAGAITMLLMDRNFGFTFFDPAGGGDPVLYQHILWFFGHPEVYIVILPGFGIISHVIATFSRKPVFGYLPMVWAIIAIGVLGFVVWAHHMYTVGMSLNQQAYFMLATMVIAVPTGVKVFSWIATMWGGSIEFKAPMLFAFGFLFLFTVGGVTGVVLSQAAVDRAYHDTYYVVAHFHYVMSLGAVFAIFAGIYFYFGKMTGRQYSELGAQIHFWMFFIGANVTFFPQHFLGRQGMPRRYIDYPEGFAYWNKISSYGAFLSFASFVFFFGVMIYSLLRGARITQNNYWNEYADTLEWTLPSPPPEHTFEILPKQEDWDKSHSH
- a CDS encoding DUF2244 domain-containing protein, producing the protein MPYNWTSDDITDATSTRELHLWPHQSLPPEGYVRFLAVTAVLITVPLFPLLGSFVLWGVLPFLLLALFGMKWALDRSRRDRQILEVLTIGPDEARLERTDLRGGHQSWECNRYWTTVQIHPNEGPVPNYVTLRGGGREVEIGAFLSEDERKALYDDLQTALHR